Proteins encoded within one genomic window of Triticum aestivum cultivar Chinese Spring chromosome 2D, IWGSC CS RefSeq v2.1, whole genome shotgun sequence:
- the LOC123056176 gene encoding uncharacterized protein translates to MAPELDVDIILGSSWKAYRRYRETLRWETEFLRSEVTSRGLETIAGKKGYLKEHTGRRSLSRELPQLKEQLSGQKIASLPLVSLPYLVPRHEEALNLLLHEAHKLGYRIQSLRELAAPISLETARLLSLVSERCAEISRIIARQGSPNSGKSSEDAAIAAYSERRESWESIWGSPVLRSGGFNDITTLSPMYFTPFAPAIIPYTGFATKALQIYSFEISDLNDCLKWPLYVYGVVAARDVVDGNRNLLFSCSRANGQVVTEKDPFLHLTGPSRAILAEYPVDFEVELRIKDGTECQDKALRSSANHHSFASADSAVFFSCLCSAELSLQTVYSAVQATILSIRLVGGESSFEYGGQVSCSSYTEGVNADACREVVLIDCDEKFLEDGLDGYISLSRNVVTVELEGSLKITIKEYTKSRLVANEAQLDIPAQHCQVSKKECVLGGHNVVVLIAWSLLVRDKLDNLMMG, encoded by the exons catatcgTCGCTACCGTGAGACCCTGAGGTGGGAGACCGAATTCCTGAGGAGCGAGGTCACCTCCCGTGGCCTGGAGACGATTGCTGGGAAGAAGGGCTATCTGAAGGAGCATACTGGTCGAAGATCACTATCTCGCGAATTACCTCAGCTGAAGGAGCAGTTGTCCGGCCAGAAGATCGCGAGCCTGCCTCTGGTCAGTTTGCCCTATCTCGTTCCTCGTCACGAGGAGGCCCTCAATCTGCTCCTGCACGAGGCGCACAAGCTGGGCTACCGGATCCAGTCTCTGAGGGAACTCGCTGCTCCAATCTCCCTGGAGACGGCCAGGTTACTGTCTCTCGTGTCGGAAAGATGTGCGGAGATCTCCAGAATCATTGCGAGGCAAGGGTCGCCCAATTCAGGCAAATCTTCCGAGGATGCTGCAATTGCTGCTTACAGCGAGCGCCGTGAAAGCTGGGAGTCCATTTGGGGTAGTCCAGTATTAAGGTCTGGCGGCTTCAACGACATAA CCACACTGTCTCCTATGTACTTTACCCCATTTGCACCTGCTATCATCCCATACACCGGCTTCGCCACCAAGGCCTTGCAGATTTACTCCTTCGAGATCTCTGACCTAAATGACTGCTTGAAGTGGCCACTCTATGTGTATGGCGTGGTTGCTGCTCGAGACGTTGTGGATGGTAACCGCAACCTCCTCTTCTCTTGCTCCCGGGCTAACGGCCAAGTAGTCACAGAAAAG GATCCTTTTTTGCACTTGACTGGGCCTTCTCGTGCTATTCTGGCTGAGTATCCTGTCGACTTTGAAGTTGAACTAAGGATAAAAGATGGAACAGAGTGCCAAGATAAAGCCTTGAGGAGTTCTGCTAACCACCACAGTTTCGCTAGTGCTGACAGTGCTGTTTTCTTTAGCTGCCTGTGTTCAGCAGAGTTAAGCCTCCAGACTGTTTATAGTGCAGTCCAGGCCACTATCTTGTCCATTCGTCTTGTTGGAGGGGAGTCATCTTTTGAATATGGAGGTCAAGTTTCATGTTCATCATATACTGAAGGTGTCAATGCTGATGCATGTCGGGAAGTTGTGTTGATTGATTGTGATGAAAAATTTCTTGAAGATGGACTGGATGGCTATATCTCTCTTTCAAGGAATGTGGTCACCGTGGAATTGGAAGGATCACTGAAGATTACCATAAAAGAATATACAAAGTCTCGTCTTGTCGCTAACGAGGCCCAGCTTGATATCCCTGCTCAGCATTGCCAAGTAAGCAAGAAAGAATGTGTTCTTGGCGGACATAATGTGGTTGTTCTTATTGCTTGGTCCCTGCTTGTGAGGGACAAGCTCGATAACTTGATGATGGGGTGA